ttgatGACAGTCTCCTTCGACACAGCCTTCCACGAAGAAACAAGATCTTTCATTGCTTGAAGTATAGAAATTTTTGGCATGGGTTCGTTATTATCGACAGCCTTGATACACAAACGCACAATTTTGAGACGATAATAAGCTTTAAGACTTCGTATTACGCCTTGATCCATGGGCTGAAGGACAGATGTGGTGTTAGGGGGGAAAAATATTAGGTTGATGTTGCTTAGCCCTTCAATGTGTGGGTGGGCAGAACAGTTATCCACCAGGAGTGCTACTTTCCTGTCTTGAGCACGAAAAAATGAGTCAAGTTTCATTACCCATTCTGTAAAAAGGTCTCCGGTCATCCAActttttagctgatttttatATGTGTAAGGAAGTTGTTTAATGTGCTTAAAACACCGTGGGTTTTTAGATTTTCCAATAACAAACATAGGTAATTTTTCTCCCGTTGCACTCCCTGCTGCTATGCCTGTTAGTCTgactttactattttttccCCCAAAACATTTTTCTCGTGATAAATGGTATGTTTTGTTTGGTAGGCACTGGTAAAATAGTCCAAACTCATCGgctttgaaaatgttttcaagCTTGTAATTCAAAAGCAATGTTGGAAGTGTAGTTTCATTCCACGAAGCAGTCATATTATTCGTCACGGCGGCACTTTCGCCTGAGATTATTTTAAAGCTGATGCCGTTCCTAAAAATAGGAAcagaataattgaattttaattacacgtttaaaaaactaaataaattaaatataaacagatacatgttatttgtttatattaaaattgaacaagATTTGACAAAATTTAACTGACCTTTCTTTCCAATTATGAAACCAACAATCAGATGCTTTAAAATCCAACTCTCCTAATGCTTCTGCGAATTTTAGTGCCTTTTCTTTTAGTATGGTACCGTCAATTGGTACTTGTTGACTTCTTTTTGCAACGAACCACGTGTATATGGCCTTgtctacatttttgaaattaccaCTACGAAGTTTCTTCCGTTTAGATTTTGTGCCATTTTTTTCCAGTGAGGTTAATaacttggttttatttttaatccaggTTGATAATGTATTCTTTGGGACTCCATACTTTTTGGCAACCTCTTTGTTAGACATCCCAGTCTCTAGGTCTTTTAATGCCttgcatttttctattatagatTAGTTCGTTTAACGAGCGGCATGTTGCTGCCTTtgacaaaaagaataaattatatattaaaggaaaacttttcagaaattcgattcttaaaaaaaagtcgaatttaaaaatcgaattaaaaatttttttttttcgaaaattggaatttaaaaaaattaaattttattaaaacatttttgaaaaaaaaaatgttgaaaagttcGAGATAACGAGAGAAAATTGCCCTGTGGACCGAAAATATTGTTCGAGATACCAAAAAGTTCGAGATAATAAggttcgagatatcgagaggATTTTAGCCTAAACTAGTACGTTATGTCCATGGGACCGCTAAAAAAGTTCGAGATACTCaaaagttcgagatatcaagtattcgagatatcgagagtcgactgtaaatataataaattgaagCTACGGAGAATAAATAAAGGGATACTGCAGAGAAGAAGAACAATGAAGACAAACATGATGAAATCAATGACACTGAAAATGAGGTATCCTGTATCTACACTTTTAGTGAAAATTGTTAAGTTAATAGTGCTACTGATCATGAATCTTCTCTGTGATATGGTGAACTTGGTCCAggtatttttcaaacttttaacaTCCTTAATATATTAAATCATGTCGTGAATATCTCTAATCTCCcaacaaaaaattctttcaaatacatttttagattaCTACTGATTCAAACCTTAGTCAACTtagtgaaattttaaaaaatattttactcatGATATTGTGTAACATTTCCAAACTAAAAGTTTTCATGATAAAAGCTATAAAAGATACTATATTTATGAATTGTCActtttcaatacatttttacataaagattCTACTCTATACCCATAACAGTTAAAGAAGCATAAAGTATTTAAGAAAAAGATATTTTCGAAGCAAGAATTCAAAAACCAGAATAGATGTTATTtgcttaaatattttcaaaaagagttaaagaatgataaaaagtGTTAGTAAAAATGGTTAATGCTTTCTCAGTCCATTGGCTTTGTATTTTACTACGTATGCAAATTATTATTGACTGATCATGACTACGTATTTGTAAAGATGGTTTTgccaatttagaaaaaatttattaaactattttaagcTACGAAAAACAGCTAAGAAGTGTatgaacaaataaatacaactcataaaataaaattcttttaccGATGATTATATAATATGCCATATTAGAGACAAGGCTAACTTTATTGGGTTATTTTGATAGGGTACTTATAAATACTTTCTGCTATTTTGCAAATAACAGAACTGGttacaacttgaaaaaaagtttcaatttgaaaaaaaaatgtatgaacaaaaataaatgaaaatcttTACAGAAAAATTCTGTCTATACCttcttttaatgttaatattagGGTTTGgctttatttcatttaaaaaaatattttcaaaaaattaaattttttcttgcaTACATAGAAGAGATTGGTACTGAAATAACCAAAGCAAGTCACTAACAATAATGTCTAGCAGTAATTCTTGTTTCgagttctttttttgttattgtttgtttacaaactaaaaGTTTTCAAGATTACATTGAGAAGAACGAATTTCCTAAATTGCATCGAGAGATACGAATTTTCAAGATTATCAAAATCttatcaaaagtaatttttcaaaaataaatttatcaatttgaGGCTTAGAtgattttaaagtatatttctGTTATTTTAGATATATCATTGTAATTATAGTTTATACCACATATCGCGAgtttaaagctattttattctattttcacatttttgagttttgagaaaaaacgatttaaaaaaataaaatctttaggagacatataaaaagatttttattacgttttctccgcattttttttaattataactttgttttcaataaaaccgaaaaacattattttgagatACATAACACAATCAATAACTCGAATTTTTCAATaagttagaaaataattttaacctcACGatacatataatgtttttttagggTATTGAATTCTAATGCTAATATCAGCATTAGAGTtcaatacaattaaaaaatcttgaaggtaaaatattttttattaatgttttagccgacaaaattataaagtaacgAGGCCTTTTGATATACTGGAAAAATAATGTTCCAACCAGTTATATCTGCAAACTTTAAAACTACGGCgctaattaaatattttaattgaggtttattttattgaaatgtacAATTACAATACTTCTTGTATAGTAAATGAATTATTTCAACTTGTAAAACAGAATTGATTCACATGAAGTTTAATACAAAGCGTAAAAAAAGATGAACGAGAATTAAAGCAAAATAcagaaaatcaaaaactttcaaaataaaacgaaaaaacTGCCAAAACTGTACTCAAATACCTAGATAATGTTCGGAAATACTTTGTGGTTTTTTCTGTATAACCGCTAGTTATTTCAGCACACCATGAAGTAATGGAGTAACCATAGTAACCATATAGCTAGAaataactagaaataaaataaaataaagatttgaaaaaattaatcttctgttaatttttaatgttatattaagTACATTCTACTGTTAAATGATGagaacactttttaattttctattaagTTTGATGCTTTTAATGTAACTTTGGGTTTTTTCTAAAATGgttaatattttctaataatggTTAATTCAGTACCAATCTATTCTAATCATAATCTTGAATTAGGCGAATATTTTTTACGgtgcatttattttattatttatatttgtagaattgttattattactattgtcattatttttgttattatcatcatcaatattatatataatagtattatttttatgattgttgTCATTAGTTTTGCTTCAATACTATTATTACGAGAATGCTATGATTTTCCAAATAGGTGCTTACTTAAGATTGACATTCgtattatttgtaaataccCATGGAATGTAAtgacaactttttcaaaagatattgTACTGAGTTTTGTacttatacaaattaaaaaaaaacatgaagtagctttttaaatttttccagCAACCAGAATATCCATCAATcttttcattaactttattttgttgaaaaaatttttttcttctgagaCAAACCAGAAAAATTCAAGCTActgctaaaaattaaaaatttttatggtgGACCACGCCTGCATATTACTGGCTTAGTATTAGCAATACTGAGCaacttctttattattttaccaCACGCGTAATCAAGCAGATTACAATGTAAGAACAaatagttgtttatataaatacaaaatgtgATTCATACTTTCACTGAAGcgtttctaaaatatttatgttacttAGTTATGGGCGCCcacaggattttttgatgttttagataTGACACTTTCACGCATTGTTCAAACtctaaacttaagtatgtttatacataTGCAATAAATCGAGATGGTGGAAgcctggaaataaaaaaaacctaaaacgTTTGCTTGCCCCGGCCAAGACGTGAAATGAAAATCCAACAAtgaatttgaatttagtttaattaaaaattttacttcatTACTACCCTCATGTTTAGGGAGTAGGGGTGGGTGGGATAAgcatttaaagattatttatttccAAGCCAGTTTAAAGTTTGCACAATGCAAACTTTAAACTGGCTTGGAAATAAATTAGAAGGTCAATTTGGACTTGCCAAAGTGTTTAAGAAACTTGGAATACAGATCAATGTCTGTTTtgatactatttttaataaacttaatagaCGCAGCAATTAATGAAGTGTAAAGTAACacaaaagcaaaaagaaaaagatttaaggCTGTAAAGAAGAGTTGATTGAATGTTAAGTTACAAAAGGAAGGAGGAGGAAGTTATTTAAAGGAtgatttcagttttaaaaataatctttttttttcttatttttggttTTCTTGTATATTGTTTATTCAAGAGAATTGCAGcacaaaaacatcttttttcaactttttgagctttaagtttgttttagataaactttttttgtttaaaagtgtaTTTGTTAAACTAAGAACAAAATCATAGCAGATTTTTTGAACATAAATTTCTATTGAGgcatattatttaatagaaaa
This portion of the Hydra vulgaris chromosome 13, alternate assembly HydraT2T_AEP genome encodes:
- the LOC136089217 gene encoding tigger transposable element-derived protein 4-like produces the protein MSNKEVAKKYGVPKNTLSTWIKNKTKLLTSLEKNGTKSKRKKLRSGNFKNVDKAIYTWFVAKRSQQVPIDGTILKEKALKFAEALGELDFKASDCWFHNWKERNGISFKIISGESAAVTNNMTASWNETTLPTLLLNYKLENIFKADEFGLFYQCLPNKTYHLSREKCFGGKNSKVRLTGIAAGSATGEKLPMFVIGKSKNPRCFKHIKQLPYTYKNQLKSWMTGDLFTEWVMKLDSFFRAQDRKVALLVDNCSAHPHIEGLSNINLIFFPPNTTSVLQPMDQGVIRSLKAYYRLKIVRLCIKAVDNNEPMPKISILQAMKDLVSSWKAVSKETVINCFKKAGISKTNKSIEETDDDHSFKFLTEELNRLRELDPRAVQEDLSAESYIGLDCDVVTTGSLATDAEIIAQILDPNFENNDIEVEDSVDEAIDVEAPPRPSDIQLEIAFETIQNASLYSSKYGNEIQSLALKLEDLMKMEKMDNLKQYQITDFFQKL